The following coding sequences lie in one Aureimonas sp. AU20 genomic window:
- a CDS encoding rhamnosyltransferase WsaF family glycosyltransferase: MNSHWQGEIMRRARQVRSTWRQEGPYWVADRVRTTLADRIRPKIAVSPVRPADVVAADLHHPRRVSMPPLREGEPVALNWVMSPPSRGSGGHTTLFRLIRHLEANGYRNRVYFYDPYRGDHRYYEEIVHDAYGFAGLVAPVEEGMADAHGIVATTWSTAYPVFNARSAGKRFYLVQDFEPMFHATSSDSILAENTYRMPFHAITAGRWLAERLRGDYGMEADHFDFSCDTARYRRIGDRARSGIAFYARPNATRRGFELGLMALELFARRRPDITIHLYGDTIGRLPFPFVDHGLVTPDALNAIYNQCFAGLSLSLTNVSLVPLEMLAAGCIPVMNDALHNRMVLGNPHIRYAPPSPHELAAELEAVVSAPDFASLSRQAAASVEGLTWSDAGARVDAIIRRSLAASQVSSPTA; this comes from the coding sequence ATGAACAGCCATTGGCAGGGGGAGATCATGCGCCGGGCGCGGCAGGTCCGTTCCACTTGGCGGCAGGAGGGGCCCTATTGGGTCGCGGACCGGGTCCGCACGACGCTGGCCGACCGCATCCGGCCGAAGATCGCCGTGTCGCCCGTGCGCCCCGCCGATGTCGTGGCCGCCGATCTTCACCATCCGCGACGGGTCTCCATGCCTCCGCTACGGGAGGGCGAACCCGTCGCTCTCAACTGGGTGATGTCGCCGCCCTCCAGGGGGTCGGGCGGCCACACGACGCTGTTTCGCCTGATCCGCCATCTCGAGGCCAACGGCTACCGGAACCGGGTCTATTTCTACGATCCCTATCGCGGCGACCATCGATACTACGAGGAGATCGTTCACGACGCCTATGGGTTTGCCGGCCTCGTCGCGCCGGTGGAAGAGGGCATGGCGGATGCGCACGGGATCGTCGCCACGACCTGGTCCACCGCCTATCCCGTCTTCAACGCGCGCTCGGCCGGCAAGCGGTTCTATCTCGTCCAGGATTTCGAGCCGATGTTCCACGCGACCAGCAGCGACAGCATCCTGGCGGAGAACACCTATCGCATGCCCTTCCACGCCATCACGGCCGGGCGCTGGCTGGCGGAGCGGCTGCGCGGCGACTACGGGATGGAGGCCGATCATTTCGACTTCAGTTGCGACACCGCCCGCTACAGGCGGATCGGCGACAGGGCGCGCTCCGGCATCGCCTTCTATGCCCGGCCGAACGCGACGCGCCGGGGCTTCGAACTCGGCCTCATGGCACTGGAACTCTTCGCCCGGCGCCGGCCCGACATCACCATCCACCTCTATGGCGATACGATCGGCCGCCTTCCCTTCCCGTTCGTGGACCACGGGCTGGTCACGCCAGACGCGCTGAACGCGATCTACAACCAGTGTTTCGCCGGACTCAGCCTATCCCTGACCAATGTCTCGCTGGTTCCGCTCGAAATGCTCGCGGCGGGCTGCATTCCCGTGATGAACGACGCGCTCCACAACCGGATGGTGCTGGGCAATCCGCATATTCGCTATGCGCCCCCTTCGCCGCACGAACTGGCGGCGGAACTTGAGGCCGTGGTCTCTGCGCCCGACTTCGCGTCTCTTTCCCGGCAGGCGGCGGCGAGCGTCGAGGGTCTGACCTGGAGCGATGCCGGCGCGAGGGTGGACGCGATCATCCGCCGC
- a CDS encoding O-antigen ligase family protein yields MDAPTYEDLDRARLRRRRPPGHGARAPERAVRPPRGRGRVAPQPLEARRSLAWPVVLFLVSLTIPWMILIGPLAMSIPRAILVVLVGPCFLRWVRGRAGPIRAADLCLLAFWAWCALSLAVVHGPGFAVQPSGILFVETMGAFLLARCYIRDADDFLALARLLFRIVAFLMPFALFEALTDRDILLQFFASILPSYADAGGDMRAGLYRVQTVFEHPILFGICTGSALALTHLVLGRGLSGVSRWWRSIVVGGTAFLSLSSAPMAALLAQVFLMVWGWSLRRNPARWKLLWALVAASYLVVAVGSNQTPVQFYISRFTFDPHTGWHRLLIWQYGSASVLRHPLFGIGFGEWVRESWMSSSVDMFWLLNAMRHGLPAGLLMLGAFLSAVLRVGWRKGLDDRLAAYRTAYVIVMTGFFLVGWTVHFWGVSYLWFMFLLGSGLWLLDASAEASQAPSPRRRARGEASPDRSRLRRGFEETRPNG; encoded by the coding sequence GTGGACGCGCCAACGTATGAAGACCTCGATCGCGCCCGACTTCGACGTCGGCGCCCGCCGGGCCACGGCGCCCGCGCGCCCGAGCGCGCCGTCCGGCCGCCGCGCGGGCGCGGGCGGGTCGCGCCCCAGCCTCTGGAAGCGCGGCGCTCGCTCGCCTGGCCGGTGGTTCTTTTCCTCGTTTCGCTGACGATCCCTTGGATGATTCTGATCGGGCCGCTGGCCATGTCGATCCCGAGGGCGATCCTCGTCGTCCTCGTCGGGCCCTGCTTCCTGCGCTGGGTCCGAGGCCGGGCCGGGCCGATCCGGGCCGCCGATCTCTGCCTTCTCGCCTTCTGGGCCTGGTGCGCGCTGAGCCTTGCCGTGGTCCACGGGCCGGGCTTCGCCGTCCAGCCCAGCGGCATCCTCTTCGTGGAGACGATGGGCGCCTTTCTTCTGGCGCGCTGTTACATTCGCGATGCCGACGACTTCCTCGCGCTGGCGCGGCTTCTGTTTCGGATCGTCGCCTTTCTCATGCCCTTCGCGCTTTTCGAGGCGTTGACGGACCGCGACATTCTCCTCCAGTTCTTCGCCTCAATCCTCCCCTCCTACGCCGATGCGGGGGGCGACATGCGAGCCGGGCTCTACCGCGTTCAGACGGTCTTCGAGCACCCGATCCTGTTCGGTATCTGCACCGGCAGCGCGCTGGCGCTGACGCATCTCGTGCTGGGGCGGGGCCTCTCCGGCGTCTCGCGCTGGTGGCGCTCGATCGTGGTAGGGGGGACGGCATTCCTGTCGCTTTCCTCCGCGCCGATGGCGGCGCTTCTGGCGCAGGTCTTCCTGATGGTCTGGGGCTGGAGCCTGCGACGAAACCCGGCGCGCTGGAAGCTCCTCTGGGCTTTGGTCGCCGCGTCCTATCTCGTGGTCGCGGTCGGCTCCAACCAGACCCCGGTCCAGTTCTACATCTCGCGCTTCACCTTCGACCCGCACACGGGCTGGCACCGCCTCCTGATCTGGCAGTACGGCTCGGCCTCGGTTCTCCGGCATCCGCTCTTCGGGATCGGGTTCGGCGAATGGGTTCGCGAAAGCTGGATGTCATCGAGCGTCGACATGTTCTGGCTGCTCAACGCGATGCGGCACGGGCTTCCCGCCGGGCTGCTGATGCTCGGCGCGTTCCTTTCGGCGGTGCTGAGGGTCGGCTGGCGCAAGGGCCTGGACGATCGGCTGGCTGCCTATCGCACGGCCTATGTCATCGTGATGACCGGCTTCTTTTTGGTGGGATGGACCGTCCATTTTTGGGGCGTGTCCTACCTCTGGTTCATGTTCCTCCTGGGCAGCGGCCTGTGGCTTCTGGATGCGTCGGCCGAGGCCTCGCAAGCCCCCTCGCCCCGCCGGAGGGCGCGGGGCGAAGCTTCGCCGGACCGGTCTCGCCTGCGGCGCGGATTTGAGGAAACGAGGCCGAACGGGTGA
- a CDS encoding glycosyltransferase, whose product MTSRIAHVLLTRFNLPSVSVERIIRARDGWLQERVALFERYCLPSVRAQTATGVHWIIYFDPESPDWLKTRIEEHRALGLYQPIFRASVSREELRGDIRDVVGPGCDELVTTNLDNDDGLAADALARIQASGRAGERTAIYLTQGLVRQGRRLYRFRDPHNAFCSVREPWDAPVTCWSDWHTMLGQSMPVIELGGAPGWLQVIHGRNVSNRVRGTRTRPSCYRCRFPGLVDDLAEPTARERVFDLFLALPIRALREAGRHAVKRAALGVLGREGLTRAKLIWASR is encoded by the coding sequence ATGACTTCGCGCATCGCCCATGTGCTGCTGACGCGGTTCAACCTGCCCTCGGTCAGCGTCGAGCGGATCATTCGCGCCCGGGATGGTTGGCTGCAGGAGCGCGTGGCCCTGTTCGAGCGCTACTGCCTGCCCTCGGTCCGCGCGCAGACGGCGACGGGTGTCCATTGGATCATCTATTTCGACCCGGAAAGCCCGGACTGGCTGAAGACGCGGATCGAGGAGCATCGCGCGCTCGGCCTTTATCAGCCGATCTTTCGCGCCTCCGTCAGCCGGGAGGAGCTGCGCGGCGACATACGCGACGTCGTGGGGCCAGGCTGCGACGAGCTCGTCACCACCAATCTCGACAATGACGACGGCCTCGCCGCCGATGCCCTGGCCCGCATCCAGGCGTCGGGGCGTGCGGGCGAGAGAACGGCGATCTATCTCACGCAGGGCCTCGTCAGGCAGGGCCGGCGCCTCTACCGCTTTCGCGATCCGCACAACGCTTTCTGCTCGGTGCGCGAGCCCTGGGACGCGCCCGTCACCTGCTGGTCGGACTGGCACACGATGCTGGGGCAATCCATGCCGGTGATCGAGCTCGGCGGTGCGCCGGGATGGCTCCAGGTCATCCATGGCCGCAATGTCAGCAACAGGGTTCGCGGCACCCGCACCCGACCCTCGTGCTACAGGTGCCGCTTTCCCGGCTTGGTCGACGACCTCGCCGAGCCGACGGCACGCGAGCGCGTCTTCGATCTTTTCCTGGCGCTGCCGATCCGCGCCCTTCGGGAGGCCGGCCGACACGCCGTCAAGCGCGCGGCGCTGGGCGTTCTCGGCCGCGAAGGCCTGACCCGGGCCAAGCTGATCTGGGCGTCGCGCTAG
- a CDS encoding polysaccharide deacetylase family protein, translating to MDSHAAMETLSTDAAKIQGLDVLERAPILTFHGIGEPQRELDPGEAPFWIGVERFRALLDRVAALPTLHRPPLTFDDGNLSDWAIAAPELERRGLRATFFVLTGRLGRRGSLGEDHVGELARMGMGIGSHGVDHRDWTTLGAANLARDLSASKAVLERICDRRVPAAAIPFGRYDRRVLEALREAGFEAAYSSDGGTARRADFPRPRTSIRADMSARAGEALLTGALPLARRLRRMVSMQIKRRM from the coding sequence ATGGACTCTCACGCCGCAATGGAAACGCTCTCCACCGACGCCGCTAAGATCCAAGGGCTGGACGTCCTCGAACGCGCTCCGATCCTGACCTTCCATGGGATCGGCGAGCCACAGCGCGAGCTCGACCCCGGCGAAGCGCCGTTCTGGATCGGCGTCGAACGCTTCCGCGCGCTTCTCGACCGGGTCGCGGCCCTGCCGACCTTGCATCGTCCCCCCCTCACCTTCGACGACGGCAATCTTTCCGACTGGGCGATCGCCGCGCCCGAGCTCGAACGGCGCGGGCTCCGGGCGACGTTCTTCGTTCTGACCGGACGCTTGGGCCGGCGCGGCTCGCTGGGCGAGGATCACGTCGGAGAGCTCGCGCGGATGGGGATGGGCATCGGCAGCCACGGCGTCGACCATCGGGACTGGACGACGCTCGGTGCGGCGAATCTTGCCCGCGACCTTTCCGCCTCGAAGGCTGTCCTGGAGCGGATCTGCGACCGGCGGGTCCCGGCCGCCGCGATCCCCTTCGGGCGCTACGATCGCCGGGTGCTCGAAGCCCTGCGCGAAGCTGGCTTCGAGGCCGCCTATTCCAGCGACGGCGGCACGGCCCGCCGTGCGGACTTTCCCCGGCCGCGCACGTCGATCCGTGCCGACATGTCCGCGCGGGCGGGCGAGGCGCTTCTGACCGGCGCCCTGCCGCTAGCCCGGCGGCTTCGCCGGATGGTGTCCATGCAGATCAAGCGGCGGATGTGA
- a CDS encoding glycosyltransferase has translation MIAPLHPKSRVRAPARDAGLSVVTVAYNSAATLPGLLDSFSAGLEGIASPEIVVVDNDSRDGSAEIAEAHAVAPKVIRTGENGGYAAGINHALRTIAPGRHVLILNPDVRLTPGSVRPLLDRIEAPEIGIAVPRNLMVDGAIDPTLRREPSLASIWAESLLGGRLAGRLGFGEVLMEASSYEHERTVDWASGCALLIAARARRLAPEWDESFFLYSEEVEYQRRVREGGLQIAYVARSRFRHIGGPCRSDPQLTALLVSNRIRYFRRHHGALSTALFRLGLAAGEAVRAFQGGTHRTALRTALHPLRPPLSYRAENSG, from the coding sequence ATGATCGCGCCCCTCCACCCAAAAAGCCGCGTCCGCGCGCCGGCGCGGGACGCGGGCCTCAGCGTCGTGACCGTCGCCTACAACAGCGCCGCGACGCTGCCCGGCCTTCTCGACTCGTTCTCGGCCGGGCTCGAAGGGATCGCTTCCCCCGAGATCGTCGTCGTCGACAACGATTCCCGCGACGGATCGGCCGAGATCGCAGAGGCCCATGCCGTGGCTCCAAAGGTCATCCGCACCGGGGAGAACGGCGGCTACGCCGCCGGTATCAACCACGCCTTGCGAACCATCGCGCCCGGCCGGCACGTTCTGATTCTCAATCCCGACGTGCGTCTGACGCCGGGTTCGGTGCGGCCGCTTCTCGATCGGATCGAGGCGCCCGAGATCGGCATCGCCGTACCTCGCAATCTGATGGTGGACGGCGCGATCGACCCGACGCTTCGCCGCGAGCCTTCCCTCGCCTCGATCTGGGCGGAAAGCCTTCTGGGCGGCCGGCTCGCCGGGCGCCTCGGCTTCGGTGAAGTCCTGATGGAAGCCAGCAGCTACGAACACGAGCGAACCGTCGACTGGGCCTCGGGCTGCGCGCTTCTGATCGCGGCGCGGGCGCGCCGGCTCGCGCCGGAATGGGATGAATCCTTCTTCCTCTATAGCGAGGAGGTCGAATATCAGCGGCGGGTGCGAGAGGGCGGATTGCAGATCGCCTATGTTGCCAGATCGCGCTTCCGGCATATCGGCGGCCCCTGCCGAAGCGACCCCCAGTTGACAGCGCTGCTCGTCTCCAATCGCATCCGCTATTTCCGCCGCCACCATGGCGCGCTCTCCACGGCGCTGTTCCGCCTCGGTCTTGCTGCCGGGGAGGCGGTGCGCGCCTTTCAGGGGGGAACCCATCGGACGGCCCTTCGCACCGCCCTGCACCCGTTGCGCCCTCCTCTTTCCTATCGCGCCGAGAACTCGGGTTGA
- a CDS encoding glycosyltransferase, translating into MISVIIPHLNQEKALRRCLASLCEQGGLREPAEIIVVDNGSLVLPDKVCADFPSVVLLHQPEPGPGPARNLGVSTARGDILAFIDADCVAEETWLSTIERRFEGSPQTTILGGNVRILYDDPGQITLLEAYESVFAYRMKEYIEKRGFTGGGNLAMRAEVFRAVGPFGGITIAEDTEWGQRASRLGFRIRYASEMIVYHPARKTFTELSRKWDRHIAHDFAEMRGEQFWWPRWVLRSAAVALSPVAECRRILVSDRLTGARARLLAFLGVVQIRFYRVRVMLALAGGADVSDLSARWNRP; encoded by the coding sequence ATGATCAGCGTTATCATCCCGCATCTTAACCAGGAGAAGGCGCTTCGCAGGTGCCTCGCCTCGCTGTGCGAGCAGGGCGGCCTTCGCGAGCCCGCCGAGATCATCGTCGTCGACAACGGCTCGCTCGTCCTACCCGACAAGGTCTGCGCCGACTTTCCCAGCGTGGTCCTGCTCCACCAGCCCGAGCCCGGCCCGGGCCCCGCCCGCAATCTCGGCGTGAGCACCGCCCGAGGCGACATCCTGGCCTTTATCGACGCCGACTGCGTGGCCGAGGAGACCTGGCTGTCGACGATCGAGCGGCGCTTCGAGGGATCGCCGCAAACGACGATCCTCGGCGGCAATGTCCGCATTCTCTACGACGACCCCGGTCAGATCACGCTTCTGGAAGCCTATGAGAGCGTCTTCGCCTATCGGATGAAGGAATATATCGAGAAGCGCGGCTTCACCGGCGGGGGCAATCTCGCGATGCGCGCCGAGGTGTTTCGCGCGGTCGGCCCCTTCGGCGGCATCACGATCGCCGAGGACACGGAATGGGGGCAGCGGGCGAGCCGGCTCGGCTTCCGCATCCGCTACGCGTCCGAGATGATCGTCTACCACCCCGCGCGCAAGACCTTCACCGAGCTCAGCCGCAAGTGGGACCGGCATATCGCCCATGATTTCGCGGAAATGCGCGGCGAACAGTTCTGGTGGCCTCGCTGGGTCCTGCGCAGTGCGGCCGTGGCCCTTTCGCCCGTGGCCGAGTGCCGGCGCATCCTCGTTTCCGACCGGCTGACCGGGGCCCGCGCGCGGCTGCTGGCCTTTCTGGGCGTGGTGCAGATCCGCTTCTACCGCGTGCGCGTCATGCTTGCCCTCGCCGGCGGGGCCGATGTCTCCGACCTCAGCGCCCGGTGGAACCGGCCATGA
- a CDS encoding glycosyltransferase family 4 protein — protein sequence MVDQALPPRTDRTSPTRNGRPLRVAQALGAAGTSLRTWLPFHTLSRLAAPRVVPDRSGAAVAPLGGEAGAQGDRRGRRHVLILVENLPVPFDRRVWQEANALTDAGYAVSVICPTGKGFDAPFEIRTGIEIHRHPLAEACRARDYPREYLGALAHQLRLSIRVHRRQPIDIIQACNPPDLLFLVALVHKTLFGTRFVFDHHDLSPELYATKFGRKDVLYRILCFLERRTFRLADASIATNEVFREIAVKRGGMDPREVFVVKSYPELARFQRTDPDPALAGLGHHVVGYLGIMGEQDGVDILLRAMAEIVHGRGRGDFACVVIGDGPQFQRLGALSRELGVDGVVRFTGYLSGPALMAHLSALEIGVIPDPPNEFNRKLSMNKVFEYMMLGLPFVQFDLDQARREAGAAALVARRHSPEALADAILALADNAALRQRMAKVGLARAARDFRWSTERTRYLAAYEAVFSQGRHVHDQRYHPAS from the coding sequence ATGGTCGATCAGGCCCTTCCGCCCCGCACCGACAGAACGAGCCCCACCAGGAACGGCCGGCCCCTTCGTGTGGCTCAGGCTCTGGGCGCGGCCGGCACGTCGCTTCGCACCTGGCTGCCGTTCCACACTCTTTCGAGGCTTGCCGCGCCTCGCGTCGTGCCGGATCGCAGCGGCGCCGCCGTCGCTCCCTTGGGCGGAGAGGCGGGCGCGCAGGGCGACAGGCGCGGCCGGCGCCATGTTCTCATTCTCGTCGAGAACCTGCCCGTTCCCTTCGACCGGCGCGTCTGGCAGGAGGCGAACGCCCTGACGGACGCCGGCTATGCCGTCTCGGTGATCTGCCCGACGGGCAAGGGGTTCGACGCGCCGTTCGAGATCCGAACCGGCATCGAGATCCATCGCCATCCCCTGGCGGAAGCCTGCCGCGCCCGCGACTACCCCCGCGAATATCTCGGCGCGCTCGCCCATCAGCTGCGCCTCTCGATCCGCGTCCATCGCCGGCAGCCGATCGACATCATCCAGGCCTGCAACCCGCCCGATCTCCTGTTTCTGGTCGCGCTGGTTCACAAGACGCTGTTTGGAACGCGCTTCGTCTTCGACCACCATGATCTCAGTCCCGAACTCTACGCGACGAAGTTCGGGCGCAAGGACGTCCTCTATCGAATCCTTTGCTTCCTCGAGCGCCGGACCTTCCGCCTCGCCGATGCCAGCATCGCGACCAACGAGGTGTTCCGGGAGATCGCCGTGAAACGCGGCGGCATGGACCCGCGCGAGGTCTTCGTCGTGAAAAGCTATCCCGAGCTTGCCCGCTTCCAACGGACCGACCCGGACCCCGCGCTCGCCGGGCTCGGACACCATGTCGTCGGCTATCTCGGCATCATGGGCGAGCAGGACGGAGTGGATATCCTGCTGCGCGCCATGGCCGAGATCGTGCACGGGCGCGGGCGCGGCGACTTCGCCTGCGTCGTCATCGGCGACGGGCCGCAGTTCCAACGGCTCGGCGCGTTGTCGCGCGAGCTGGGAGTCGACGGCGTGGTCCGCTTCACCGGCTATCTCTCGGGGCCGGCCTTAATGGCGCATCTATCGGCGCTGGAGATCGGCGTCATCCCCGACCCGCCGAACGAGTTCAACCGCAAGCTCTCGATGAACAAGGTCTTCGAGTACATGATGCTCGGCCTGCCCTTCGTGCAGTTCGACCTCGACCAGGCGCGGCGCGAGGCGGGCGCGGCGGCGCTGGTGGCGCGCCGCCATTCGCCGGAGGCGCTGGCCGACGCCATCCTCGCCCTTGCCGACAACGCCGCCCTGCGCCAGCGCATGGCGAAGGTCGGGCTTGCCCGGGCCGCCCGCGACTTTCGCTGGTCCACCGAGCGCACACGCTATCTCGCCGCCTACGAGGCGGTCTTCTCGCAAGGACGACACGTCCATGATCAGCGTTATCATCCCGCATCTTAA
- a CDS encoding Gfo/Idh/MocA family protein, translated as MLGIGLIGYGYWGPNLARVAAQNPRARLLAIADRDEAALERARRQLPGTRRTREWQEIVDNPEISAVLISTPVNSHFEMALAALSAGKHVLVEKPMARSSAQCAFLVGEAAQRSLTLMVDHTFLYTPAVRRIKEMTDAGELGRILYYDSTRINLGLVQRDVNVVWDLAVHDLAILDHLFEAAPQAISANGGDMLGAAHETLAHVTLYYGDGAMAHINTNWLSPVKMRRTLIGGTRKMVVYDDLEPDEKLKVYDRGAALNACETEDRRARLVSYRTGDMWAPHLPLGEALAIEFEHFADCIETGARPLTSGSMGLRIVEMLEAASCSLAQRGQPVELPRFRMAS; from the coding sequence ATGCTCGGTATCGGCCTGATCGGTTACGGCTATTGGGGGCCGAACCTCGCCCGCGTCGCCGCCCAGAACCCGCGAGCCCGGCTCCTGGCCATCGCCGATCGCGACGAGGCCGCTCTGGAGCGGGCGCGGCGGCAGCTTCCCGGCACGCGCCGGACCCGCGAATGGCAGGAGATCGTGGACAACCCGGAGATATCAGCCGTCCTGATCTCGACGCCCGTCAACAGCCATTTCGAGATGGCCCTCGCGGCGCTGTCGGCGGGCAAGCACGTGCTGGTCGAAAAGCCCATGGCCCGTTCCTCGGCCCAGTGCGCCTTCCTGGTCGGCGAGGCGGCGCAGCGCTCGCTGACGCTGATGGTCGACCACACGTTCCTCTACACGCCGGCGGTTCGGCGCATCAAGGAGATGACCGACGCGGGCGAGCTCGGGCGCATCCTCTACTACGATTCCACACGCATCAATCTGGGCCTCGTGCAGCGGGATGTGAACGTCGTCTGGGATCTCGCGGTCCATGACCTCGCGATCCTCGACCATCTGTTCGAGGCCGCGCCCCAGGCGATCTCGGCCAACGGGGGCGACATGCTGGGCGCCGCGCACGAGACGCTGGCCCATGTCACGCTCTACTACGGCGACGGCGCCATGGCCCATATCAACACCAACTGGCTGTCGCCGGTGAAGATGCGGCGCACGCTGATCGGCGGCACGCGCAAGATGGTCGTCTACGACGATCTGGAGCCCGACGAGAAGTTGAAGGTCTATGATCGCGGCGCCGCGCTCAACGCCTGCGAAACCGAGGATCGCCGCGCCCGGCTGGTGTCCTATCGGACGGGCGACATGTGGGCACCCCATCTGCCGCTCGGCGAGGCGTTGGCGATCGAGTTCGAGCATTTCGCCGACTGTATCGAGACCGGCGCCCGGCCGCTGACATCGGGCTCCATGGGCCTGCGGATCGTCGAGATGCTGGAGGCGGCATCCTGCTCACTCGCCCAGCGCGGGCAGCCCGTCGAGCTGCCCCGGTTTAGGATGGCGTCATGA
- a CDS encoding DegT/DnrJ/EryC1/StrS family aminotransferase, translating into MIPFLDLAPQYGAVGAAVEAAALAVLRSGHYVGGPDVAEFEEAFAAFCGVRHAVGVSSGTAALHLALRAADIGAGDEVVTVSSTFVATVAAIGMSGAKPVFVDIDSTNWTLDPDRLEDVITGKTRAIVPVHLHGRLAEMDRIRAIADRHKLLVIEDAAQAHGAERGGRRAGAFGEMGCFSFYPGKNLGACGEGGLITTDDAALAARLRRLRDWGQSAKYCHDEPGFNERLDALQAAILSAKLPFLEDWTRQRRARAAHYRERLSRFAAIGRPAPDEGGDHAWHVFAVRVAERDRVRQRMGEAGIATSVHYPMPVHLQPGRGAAGFARGSLPVTEQLAAETLSLPLWPELPLADIDRIVERLGSICEVSHERAA; encoded by the coding sequence ATGATCCCGTTTCTCGACCTCGCGCCGCAATATGGCGCCGTCGGCGCGGCGGTCGAAGCGGCGGCGCTCGCAGTCCTGCGCTCGGGCCATTATGTCGGCGGGCCGGACGTCGCCGAATTCGAGGAGGCCTTTGCCGCCTTCTGCGGCGTGCGCCACGCGGTCGGCGTCTCGTCCGGCACGGCGGCGCTGCATCTGGCGCTGCGCGCGGCCGATATCGGGGCGGGCGACGAGGTCGTCACCGTCTCCTCCACCTTCGTGGCTACCGTGGCGGCCATCGGCATGAGCGGGGCGAAGCCGGTTTTCGTCGACATCGACTCGACGAACTGGACCCTCGACCCCGATCGGCTGGAGGACGTGATAACGGGCAAGACCCGCGCTATCGTGCCGGTGCACCTGCATGGGCGGCTCGCCGAGATGGATCGCATCCGCGCCATCGCCGACCGGCACAAGCTCTTGGTAATCGAGGACGCGGCCCAGGCGCATGGTGCCGAGCGCGGCGGACGGCGGGCCGGGGCCTTCGGCGAGATGGGATGCTTCAGCTTCTATCCCGGCAAGAATCTCGGCGCCTGCGGCGAGGGCGGCCTGATCACGACCGACGACGCGGCCCTCGCCGCGCGTCTGCGCCGGCTGCGCGACTGGGGCCAGAGCGCCAAATATTGCCACGACGAGCCGGGCTTCAACGAGCGCCTCGACGCGCTGCAGGCGGCGATCCTCAGCGCCAAGCTGCCCTTTCTCGAAGATTGGACCCGCCAGCGCCGGGCGCGGGCCGCCCATTATCGTGAGCGGCTGTCGCGCTTCGCCGCGATTGGCCGCCCGGCGCCGGACGAAGGCGGAGACCATGCCTGGCATGTCTTCGCCGTGCGGGTGGCCGAGCGCGACCGCGTCCGCCAGCGGATGGGCGAGGCCGGCATCGCGACGTCGGTGCACTACCCCATGCCCGTTCATCTTCAGCCGGGCAGGGGCGCCGCCGGCTTCGCGCGCGGCAGCCTTCCTGTCACGGAACAACTGGCGGCCGAGACGCTCTCGCTGCCGCTCTGGCCCGAACTGCCCTTGGCCGACATCGACCGGATCGTCGAGCGGCTCGGATCGATCTGCGAGGTAAGCCATGAACGCGCCGCATGA
- a CDS encoding NAD-dependent epimerase/dehydratase family protein, producing MNAPHETAIGPAPGALAALRGRRVLVTGGAGFIGSHVVDLLVEAGARVTIIDDLVRGSVANLGRALPSGRVRFVEGDIRDRPLMAELVGEAEIVFHMAALRITQCAAEPRRALEVMVDASFDLFEACAARGVSRVVYSSSASVYGLADRFPTPEAAGGWDNRTLYGAAKAFGEGMLRACQDLHDLKHVSLRYFNVYGPRMDVHGRYTEVLIRWMERIDAGLPPVIFGDGRQTMDFVHVEDVARANILAAVAPVTDRAFNIGSGRETSLLDLARSLCAVMGRPDLTPLHEAERGVNPVPRRLADVAMAREHLRFEARIPLEAGLAGLVAWWREQEVLLQGAAQ from the coding sequence ATGAACGCGCCGCATGAGACCGCTATCGGACCCGCGCCCGGCGCCCTCGCGGCGCTGCGGGGGCGGCGGGTTCTCGTCACCGGCGGGGCCGGGTTCATCGGCTCGCATGTGGTGGACTTGCTGGTCGAGGCGGGCGCCCGCGTCACGATCATCGACGATCTCGTGCGGGGCTCCGTCGCCAATCTCGGCCGGGCGCTGCCGTCGGGCCGCGTGCGCTTCGTGGAAGGCGACATTCGCGACCGGCCGCTGATGGCCGAGCTGGTGGGCGAGGCCGAGATCGTCTTCCATATGGCGGCGCTGCGTATCACCCAATGCGCGGCCGAACCGCGCCGCGCGCTGGAGGTCATGGTGGATGCGAGCTTCGACCTGTTCGAGGCCTGTGCCGCGCGCGGGGTGTCGCGGGTCGTCTATTCCTCCTCGGCCTCCGTCTATGGCCTTGCCGATCGGTTTCCGACCCCGGAGGCGGCGGGCGGCTGGGACAATCGCACGCTCTACGGCGCGGCCAAGGCCTTCGGCGAGGGGATGCTGCGCGCCTGCCAGGATCTCCACGATCTCAAGCATGTGAGCCTGCGCTATTTCAATGTCTACGGTCCGCGCATGGACGTTCATGGCCGCTACACCGAAGTGCTGATCCGCTGGATGGAACGGATCGACGCCGGATTGCCGCCGGTGATCTTCGGCGACGGGCGGCAGACCATGGATTTCGTCCATGTCGAGGATGTCGCGCGGGCCAATATCCTGGCCGCCGTCGCGCCCGTGACCGACCGGGCCTTCAACATCGGGAGCGGGCGCGAGACCTCGCTCCTCGATCTCGCCCGCAGCCTCTGCGCCGTCATGGGGCGGCCCGATCTCACACCTCTTCACGAGGCCGAGCGCGGCGTAAACCCCGTGCCTCGGCGCCTCGCCGATGTCGCGATGGCGCGCGAGCATCTCCGCTTCGAGGCCCGTATCCCGCTCGAAGCGGGGCTCGCCGGCCTCGTCGCCTGGTGGCGCGAGCAAGAGGTTCTCCTGCAGGGAGCGGCGCAATGA